Proteins encoded within one genomic window of Calderihabitans maritimus:
- the pstA gene encoding phosphate ABC transporter permease PstA has product MNPRLWEKTGFLLLQLAAWMVLLFMGVIFYDLTCKGIGAISWEFLTTPPRKGMTEGGILPAIVGTFYVTMVTAIFAVPLGIFAAIYLHEYARQGRLTRLIRMSIRNLAGVPSIVYGLFGVALFVQIMRLGTSILSAGLTLGLLTLPVIITSSEEALKAVPQSYREGALALGATRWQAIRTNVLPLALPGMLTGVILGLARAAGETAPILFTGVAFFLPRLPDSLFSQFMALPYHLYILSTQHHAVEQVRPLAYGTALVLLTLIFTLNLVAVILRTHFRRKFKNTSI; this is encoded by the coding sequence TTGAACCCCCGGCTCTGGGAAAAGACAGGGTTTCTCCTCCTGCAACTGGCGGCTTGGATGGTCCTGCTTTTCATGGGTGTGATATTCTACGATTTAACCTGCAAAGGAATAGGCGCCATCAGTTGGGAGTTTCTGACCACCCCACCCCGCAAGGGGATGACGGAAGGAGGCATATTGCCGGCTATAGTAGGTACTTTTTACGTCACCATGGTTACGGCCATATTTGCCGTACCTTTAGGAATTTTTGCCGCCATATACCTGCACGAGTATGCCCGGCAGGGAAGACTTACCCGCTTGATCCGCATGTCCATCCGTAATTTGGCAGGAGTCCCTTCTATAGTCTACGGGCTTTTCGGAGTAGCCCTGTTTGTACAGATTATGCGTTTGGGAACTTCTATTTTGTCGGCGGGACTTACTCTGGGATTATTAACTTTACCCGTTATTATTACTTCCAGTGAGGAAGCTCTTAAAGCCGTACCCCAGTCTTACCGGGAAGGGGCATTAGCCCTGGGCGCCACCCGCTGGCAGGCGATTCGCACCAATGTGTTGCCTCTAGCGCTTCCGGGGATGCTGACCGGTGTTATCCTGGGACTGGCCCGGGCGGCAGGGGAAACAGCACCTATTCTCTTTACAGGGGTAGCTTTTTTCTTGCCGCGTCTGCCGGATTCGCTGTTCAGCCAGTTCATGGCCTTACCCTATCACCTGTACATTCTTTCCACTCAGCACCATGCTGTGGAACAGGTGAGACCTTTGGCCTATGGAACGGCCCTGGTATTGTTGACTTTAATTTTTACCCTTAACCTGGTGGCAGTTATTTTAAGAACTCATTTTCGCCGGAAGTTTAAAAACACAAGTATATGA
- the pstB gene encoding phosphate ABC transporter ATP-binding protein PstB, whose amino-acid sequence MDKVVVENLNLYYRDFQALKNITVNIKQHEITALIGPSGCGKSSFLRVLNRMNDLIEGTRVEGKVMIDGEDIYSKGTDVVNLRKKVGMVFQRPNPFPKSIYDNIAYGPRIHGLRDKRKLDEIVERSLKQAALWEEVKDRLYAPALGLSGGQQQRLCIARVLAVEPEILLMDEPTSALDPVSTMKIEELLRELKNNYTIVIVTHNMQQAARVSDRTAFFLSGELVEYGLTETIFTKPEDQRTEDYITGRFG is encoded by the coding sequence ATGGATAAGGTAGTGGTTGAAAATCTGAATTTATATTATCGCGATTTTCAAGCTTTAAAGAATATAACTGTAAATATCAAGCAGCATGAGATAACGGCCCTCATCGGGCCTTCCGGTTGCGGAAAATCCAGCTTCTTGCGGGTACTCAACCGGATGAACGATTTGATTGAGGGAACCCGCGTTGAGGGGAAGGTAATGATTGACGGTGAAGACATATACAGCAAAGGAACCGATGTGGTTAACCTCAGAAAAAAAGTGGGTATGGTTTTCCAGAGGCCGAATCCTTTTCCTAAATCTATCTATGACAATATAGCTTACGGCCCGCGGATTCACGGCCTTCGCGATAAAAGGAAGCTGGATGAAATCGTTGAAAGGAGCTTAAAGCAGGCCGCCCTCTGGGAAGAAGTGAAGGACCGGCTTTACGCGCCGGCGCTTGGGCTGTCGGGCGGGCAGCAGCAGAGGTTGTGCATTGCCCGGGTACTGGCTGTGGAACCGGAGATCTTGCTGATGGACGAGCCGACTTCTGCCCTGGACCCGGTTTCCACGATGAAGATCGAAGAATTGTTGAGGGAGTTGAAAAACAACTATACCATTGTTATTGTTACCCATAACATGCAGCAGGCGGCCCGCGTATCCGACCGAACGGCATTTTTCCTCAGCGGCGAACTGGTAGAGTACGGTCTTACGGAAACCATTTTTACCAAACCGGAGGACCAGAGGACGGAAGATTATATAACCGGTCGTTTTGGATAA
- the phoU gene encoding phosphate signaling complex protein PhoU, with the protein MVASRRAFHQELKELQQEILRMGSLVEEAIANAISSLARQDVRVAEKVINGDQYIDDLELAIEDRCIKLIATQQPMAKDLRRISAAFKIITDLERMGDYSSDIAKVTLRIAGEPLIKPLIDIPRMAELAQKMVKESLDSYVTEDPGLAARLAASDDQVDHLHYQVFRELLTYMMEDPRTIKQATQLLFVCRYLERIADHATNIGERVIYLVTGDRKDLND; encoded by the coding sequence ATGGTGGCCTCAAGACGGGCTTTTCATCAAGAACTGAAGGAATTACAGCAGGAAATCCTGCGCATGGGGAGTTTGGTAGAGGAAGCTATTGCCAACGCTATCAGTTCCCTGGCCCGGCAGGACGTAAGAGTAGCGGAAAAGGTGATCAACGGTGACCAATATATCGATGATCTGGAGCTGGCTATTGAAGACCGTTGTATTAAGTTAATCGCTACCCAGCAGCCTATGGCCAAAGATTTGCGCCGTATCAGTGCCGCCTTCAAAATTATAACTGACCTGGAGAGGATGGGAGATTACTCCAGTGACATTGCCAAGGTGACCCTCCGTATCGCAGGGGAACCTTTGATAAAGCCTTTAATAGACATCCCTCGCATGGCCGAACTGGCGCAAAAGATGGTAAAAGAGAGTCTTGATTCTTATGTAACCGAAGACCCGGGACTGGCCGCGCGACTGGCGGCTAGTGATGACCAGGTGGATCATCTTCACTACCAAGTGTTTCGGGAGTTGCTGACCTATATGATGGAAGATCCGCGTACCATCAAGCAAGCCACCCAGTTGTTGTTCGTCTGCCGGTACCTGGAAAGAATTGCCGATCACGCTACCAACATTGGAGAAAGAGTTATTTACCTAGTTACCGGCGACCGGAAGGATCTGAATGACTGA
- a CDS encoding succinate dehydrogenase cytochrome b558 subunit produces the protein MSFLERNHFFIRKLHSLAGIFPIGFFLLEHLYTNSFAMYGADAYNSKIEFFKSLPYLIVIELGFILVPILFHALYGLYIVYLARNNVLQYTYFRNWMFYLQRITAVITLIFVVYHVYTLRLSSLLYGTEVSFATMTQILSQPAMLIFYVVGLVAATFHFANGLWAFLVSWGITIGPNAQRVSTIVCGIIFILLTAMGINSLAAFIS, from the coding sequence ATGAGCTTTTTGGAAAGAAATCACTTTTTTATTCGCAAATTACATTCTCTAGCAGGTATATTCCCTATAGGTTTCTTTCTCTTAGAGCACCTCTATACCAATAGTTTCGCCATGTACGGTGCTGACGCCTACAACTCCAAAATTGAATTTTTCAAGAGCCTACCTTATTTAATTGTTATTGAACTAGGTTTTATCCTCGTTCCTATTTTGTTTCACGCTCTGTACGGTCTCTACATTGTTTACCTAGCCCGAAATAATGTTCTCCAGTATACTTACTTCCGGAATTGGATGTTTTACCTGCAGAGAATTACCGCCGTCATTACTTTAATATTTGTCGTTTATCATGTCTATACCCTGCGCTTAAGCTCCTTGTTGTACGGCACCGAGGTAAGCTTTGCAACCATGACCCAGATTCTTTCCCAACCAGCTATGCTGATTTTCTATGTAGTGGGATTGGTAGCGGCGACCTTCCATTTTGCCAACGGTCTGTGGGCTTTCCTGGTGAGCTGGGGCATAACCATCGGCCCTAACGCGCAACGAGTTTCCACTATCGTTTGCGGCATAATTTTCATCCTTTTGACGGCGATGGGGATCAATTCGCTGGCAGCATTTATTTCATAA
- the sdhA gene encoding succinate dehydrogenase flavoprotein subunit, whose translation MAEQKIIVVGGGLAGLMATMKAAERGVKVDLFSLVPVKRSHSVCAQGGINAALDTKGEGDSTWEHFEDTIYGGDFLANQTPVKNMCEAAPGIIYLMDRMGVMFSRTPEGLIDLRLFGGVKKRRTAFAGATTGQQLLYACDEQVRKWEAKGMVRKFEGWEFLSAVIDEHGICRGIIAQDLSSMEIHAFAADAVLLATGGAGMIFGKSTNSVINTGSAAGAVYQQGVYYANGEFVQIHPTAMPGDDKNRLMSEAARGEGGRIWTYKDGKPWYFLEEWYPAYGNVVPRDVAARAIYKVCVEMGLGIDGKNQVYLDLTHLDPDFLETRLGGILEIYQKFHGDDPKKVPMKIFPSVHYFMGGLHVDWNHMTCIPGLFAAGECDYMYHGANRLGANSLLSALYSGTVVGPAMVEYIKNLDKSAADVSKKAFEHELKRQQDILENIYRMDGNENPYLLHQEMGEWMTKYVTVVRYNDKLKKTDEKLQELMERYKNINIEDAARWSNQAVQFTRQLWNMMQLARVITLGALLRNESRGAHYKPEFPERDDENWLKTTKARWTPDGPEFSYEEVDISWIKPRARRYDVDRDATKEEAEKEGKKEVSK comes from the coding sequence ATGGCAGAGCAAAAGATAATTGTAGTCGGCGGTGGTCTGGCCGGGCTGATGGCCACTATGAAGGCGGCGGAGAGAGGAGTGAAGGTGGATCTTTTCTCCCTGGTTCCGGTGAAACGTTCTCACTCCGTTTGTGCCCAGGGAGGCATAAATGCGGCCCTGGACACCAAGGGGGAAGGAGACTCCACCTGGGAGCACTTTGAGGATACTATTTACGGCGGGGACTTTCTGGCCAACCAGACTCCGGTTAAGAATATGTGCGAAGCGGCTCCGGGCATCATCTACTTGATGGACCGGATGGGGGTTATGTTCAGTCGTACTCCCGAAGGACTTATTGACTTGAGGTTGTTTGGGGGAGTGAAAAAACGCCGTACGGCTTTTGCCGGGGCTACTACCGGCCAGCAGTTGCTTTACGCCTGCGATGAACAGGTTCGGAAGTGGGAAGCCAAGGGCATGGTGCGGAAATTTGAAGGGTGGGAATTCCTGTCGGCGGTGATAGATGAACACGGAATATGCCGCGGAATTATAGCCCAGGACCTGAGCAGTATGGAAATTCATGCGTTTGCTGCGGACGCCGTCCTCTTGGCTACCGGTGGCGCCGGAATGATTTTCGGCAAGAGTACCAATTCAGTTATTAACACGGGCAGTGCTGCAGGGGCTGTATACCAGCAGGGCGTTTATTACGCCAACGGAGAGTTTGTCCAAATACACCCCACCGCCATGCCGGGAGACGACAAAAACCGGCTGATGTCGGAAGCTGCCCGGGGTGAAGGTGGCCGCATTTGGACCTATAAAGACGGGAAACCCTGGTATTTCCTGGAGGAATGGTATCCGGCGTATGGAAACGTGGTGCCGCGTGACGTTGCTGCCCGGGCCATATATAAGGTTTGTGTGGAGATGGGACTGGGTATTGACGGGAAGAACCAGGTTTACCTGGACCTCACTCACCTGGATCCTGATTTTCTGGAAACCCGCCTGGGCGGTATTTTGGAGATTTACCAGAAATTCCACGGCGATGATCCGAAAAAAGTGCCCATGAAGATCTTCCCCTCGGTACATTACTTCATGGGCGGCCTGCATGTAGACTGGAATCACATGACCTGTATTCCCGGACTGTTCGCGGCAGGTGAATGTGACTACATGTACCACGGAGCCAACCGCCTGGGAGCCAACTCTCTCCTTTCGGCTCTCTACAGCGGTACGGTCGTTGGACCGGCCATGGTTGAGTACATCAAGAATCTGGACAAGTCGGCGGCTGACGTCAGCAAGAAGGCTTTTGAGCACGAACTCAAGCGGCAGCAGGATATATTGGAAAATATTTATCGGATGGACGGTAATGAAAACCCCTACCTCCTGCACCAGGAAATGGGTGAATGGATGACCAAGTACGTTACCGTAGTTCGCTATAACGACAAGTTGAAGAAGACCGATGAGAAGCTGCAGGAGCTTATGGAACGTTATAAGAACATAAATATTGAAGATGCGGCCCGCTGGAGCAATCAGGCGGTCCAGTTTACCCGCCAACTCTGGAATATGATGCAGCTGGCGCGGGTCATTACTCTGGGAGCTCTGCTGCGCAATGAGAGCCGGGGCGCCCACTACAAGCCGGAGTTCCCCGAAAGGGACGATGAAAACTGGTTGAAGACCACCAAGGCGCGCTGGACGCCCGATGGACCCGAGTTTAGCTATGAGGAAGTTGATATTTCCTGGATTAAACCGAGAGCCCGGAGGTACGATGTGGACCGGGACGCGACCAAAGAGGAAGCGGAGAAAGAGGGCAAGAAGGAGGTCTCTAAGTAA
- the sdhB gene encoding succinate dehydrogenase iron-sulfur subunit, with amino-acid sequence MAREFVHLKVRRQDNPNSQPYWEEFKIPYKPNMNVVSVLMELRKNPVNAQGKKTSPVVWECNCLEEVCGACTMLINGQPRQACSALIDKIEQEPIVLEPLTKFPVIRDLMVDRQVMFDNLKKVKAWVEIDGTQNLGPGPRFPEKIRRWAYEISRCMTCGCCMEACPNVNAKSSFIGPAALAQVRLFNAHPNGQMNKEERLQAIMGKGGITDCGNSQNCVQVCPKKIPLTTSIADLNKETTLYGIFGWLKR; translated from the coding sequence ATGGCCAGGGAGTTTGTTCACCTGAAGGTCAGGCGTCAGGATAACCCCAATTCCCAGCCTTATTGGGAAGAGTTTAAGATTCCCTATAAGCCGAACATGAACGTGGTTTCCGTACTGATGGAACTGCGGAAAAACCCCGTTAATGCCCAGGGTAAAAAGACGAGTCCGGTAGTATGGGAATGCAACTGCCTGGAAGAAGTGTGCGGTGCCTGTACCATGTTGATCAACGGGCAGCCGCGGCAGGCCTGTTCCGCCTTGATTGACAAAATAGAACAGGAGCCTATCGTGCTGGAACCGCTAACCAAATTCCCGGTTATTCGCGATTTGATGGTGGACCGTCAGGTTATGTTTGATAATCTAAAGAAAGTTAAGGCGTGGGTGGAGATAGACGGGACGCAGAACTTGGGCCCGGGACCCCGGTTTCCGGAAAAAATCCGCCGTTGGGCTTATGAAATATCCCGCTGCATGACCTGCGGTTGTTGTATGGAAGCGTGTCCCAACGTTAATGCCAAGTCGTCCTTTATCGGCCCGGCGGCTCTGGCCCAGGTAAGACTGTTCAACGCCCACCCCAACGGCCAGATGAATAAGGAAGAACGGCTGCAGGCCATCATGGGCAAAGGCGGCATTACCGATTGTGGAAATTCTCAGAATTGTGTCCAGGTTTGTCCGAAGAAGATACCTTTGACTACATCTATCGCCGATTTGAATAAAGAGACCACCCTTTACGGTATCTTCGGCTGGCTGAAGAGATAA
- a CDS encoding polyprenyl synthetase family protein, which yields MQLNLFSEIRQDLKQVEAELFRYVDASNPLLAETSAHLLRAGGKRLRPAFALLAGKFYNYSLSRLMPLAVALELIHMATLVHDDVIDAAATRRGIPTVRAKWGDRVSLHTGDYLFAQSLLLIARYEDPRIAQVLAEVSVQMCQGELQQIATAYDVNQSTRDYFYRIKRKTALLIAASCQLGAVATGAPAHVVRSLDFYGYYLGMAFQITDDILDITADQKELGKPIGGDLRQGVITLPVIYALKHSPCNGRLKELVKKREKTEDEVQEAIEIVKASGGIEYAFRVSNRYLAKAKEQLRKLPEIKTRDTLECIADFIAMRRF from the coding sequence TTGCAACTGAACCTATTCAGCGAAATTCGACAAGATCTCAAACAGGTAGAGGCCGAGCTGTTCCGGTATGTGGATGCATCAAATCCCCTTTTGGCGGAAACTTCTGCCCATTTGCTGCGAGCCGGGGGAAAACGCCTGCGGCCTGCATTTGCTTTGCTGGCGGGGAAGTTTTATAACTATTCTCTGTCCAGGTTGATGCCCTTGGCGGTGGCTTTGGAGTTAATACATATGGCCACCCTGGTTCATGACGATGTTATCGATGCGGCGGCCACCCGCCGGGGAATTCCCACCGTAAGGGCCAAATGGGGAGACCGGGTTTCCCTGCATACGGGGGATTATCTTTTTGCCCAGTCGTTGCTCTTAATTGCCCGTTACGAAGATCCCCGGATAGCTCAGGTACTGGCAGAGGTCAGCGTTCAGATGTGCCAGGGGGAGTTACAGCAGATAGCTACCGCTTACGATGTCAACCAGAGTACGCGGGATTATTTTTACCGGATTAAGAGGAAGACGGCTTTGCTGATAGCGGCCAGCTGTCAGTTGGGAGCGGTAGCTACCGGGGCGCCAGCCCATGTAGTGCGTTCGCTGGATTTCTACGGCTATTATCTGGGTATGGCTTTTCAGATTACCGATGATATCTTAGACATAACAGCAGATCAAAAAGAGCTGGGCAAGCCTATCGGTGGAGACTTGCGTCAGGGGGTGATAACCCTTCCCGTTATTTACGCTCTCAAACATAGCCCCTGCAACGGACGTTTGAAGGAGCTGGTAAAGAAGAGGGAAAAAACAGAGGACGAAGTACAGGAAGCCATAGAGATCGTTAAGGCAAGTGGCGGTATTGAGTATGCTTTTCGCGTTTCCAACCGGTACCTGGCCAAAGCCAAGGAGCAGTTGCGAAAGCTACCCGAGATAAAGACCCGCGATACCCTTGAGTGCATCGCTGACTTTATAGCTATGCGGCGCTTTTAG
- a CDS encoding cytochrome c3 family protein: MKVFKFLSRLIPKFDLSKTEDKLKLFILVNGLVLFIGVFSVAALKLTSTPQFCAICHEMRPEYVTWAATSHNKVACVKCHIEPGIVNLIKHKMGAMKQLYQHVTKTYHRPIEMPHEIEDYICEQCHSQNRVVNASGDLIIPHEKHKIQEVPCVRCHSGVAHGKIAEREVTAEGDFSEWTLALGKKEAAPKYTRPAMKTCMTCHKERQVTTDCAA, translated from the coding sequence GTGAAAGTTTTTAAGTTTCTTTCTAGGCTAATCCCTAAATTTGACCTCAGCAAGACGGAAGATAAGTTAAAGCTTTTTATTTTGGTAAACGGACTCGTGTTGTTTATTGGAGTTTTTTCGGTTGCGGCGCTCAAGTTGACTTCTACTCCCCAATTTTGTGCCATATGTCACGAAATGAGGCCGGAATATGTTACCTGGGCTGCCACTTCTCATAACAAGGTGGCCTGTGTCAAGTGCCATATTGAGCCGGGGATTGTCAATCTGATCAAACATAAGATGGGAGCCATGAAGCAGCTTTACCAGCACGTTACCAAGACGTACCACCGGCCTATAGAAATGCCTCATGAAATTGAGGACTACATATGCGAACAGTGCCACTCTCAGAACCGGGTAGTGAATGCCTCAGGAGACCTTATCATTCCACATGAAAAGCACAAAATTCAGGAGGTTCCCTGCGTAAGGTGCCACAGCGGGGTGGCCCACGGTAAGATTGCCGAGCGGGAAGTTACTGCCGAAGGTGATTTTTCAGAGTGGACCCTGGCTCTGGGCAAAAAGGAAGCTGCCCCGAAGTATACCCGGCCGGCTATGAAGACCTGTATGACCTGTCATAAGGAACGGCAGGTTACCACCGATTGTGCAGCCA
- a CDS encoding cytochrome c3 family protein: MRKLFRWFWSKYLATTEGRLKLFIMVAGFFLFSIGASIVALQATSQADFCATCHEMRPEYVTWKASAHNTVSCVKCHIEPGLDNFVRHKIESLRQLYVHFTESYTLPITIPYGKEIENEVCMQCHSVKRVVTPSGDITLPHYRHAEKGILCVDCHEGVAHGRIAKRQLTLDGNFEAWTEATGRAQMIDKYTKPRMVTCMECHRSKGIDTGCDACHKKLGDPESHQVANWLTTHGKLAEKDLENCKKCHSYANVELNLEDPIGGTVNAAAEYARRNPFCGDCHSRRPPSHRRDDWLIEHAAAAEPDSSSCLVCHNVGKPTAAGKTTKTYCNQCHTGQHRGNWRQQHPVTVRVEGGVRAECFTCHSQRQCARCHMAGEKEG; the protein is encoded by the coding sequence ATGAGGAAGTTGTTCCGCTGGTTTTGGTCTAAATACCTGGCAACGACGGAAGGGCGCCTGAAATTGTTCATCATGGTGGCCGGTTTTTTCCTATTTTCAATTGGAGCTTCTATTGTCGCGCTACAGGCCACCTCCCAGGCGGACTTTTGTGCTACCTGCCATGAAATGCGTCCTGAATATGTTACCTGGAAGGCTTCCGCTCACAATACAGTCAGTTGTGTGAAATGTCATATTGAACCCGGTCTAGATAATTTTGTCCGGCACAAAATCGAATCCCTACGGCAACTGTACGTGCACTTTACGGAAAGTTATACCCTTCCCATTACCATTCCTTATGGTAAAGAAATTGAAAACGAAGTCTGTATGCAATGTCATTCAGTTAAGCGAGTGGTCACTCCGTCGGGAGACATCACTTTGCCTCACTACCGCCATGCGGAAAAGGGAATTCTTTGTGTCGACTGTCATGAGGGAGTGGCCCATGGACGGATTGCCAAGCGGCAACTCACTCTGGACGGCAACTTTGAAGCCTGGACCGAGGCCACCGGTCGAGCTCAGATGATTGACAAATACACCAAGCCGCGCATGGTTACCTGTATGGAGTGTCACCGGAGCAAGGGGATTGATACCGGGTGCGATGCCTGTCACAAGAAGTTAGGTGATCCGGAATCCCACCAGGTGGCCAATTGGCTTACTACCCACGGTAAGCTGGCCGAGAAAGATCTGGAGAATTGTAAGAAATGTCATTCTTATGCCAATGTAGAGCTTAATCTGGAAGATCCCATCGGCGGGACCGTGAACGCTGCGGCGGAATACGCCAGAAGAAATCCTTTCTGCGGTGACTGCCATTCTCGCCGGCCTCCCAGCCACCGGAGAGACGACTGGCTGATAGAACACGCGGCGGCGGCGGAACCGGATTCTTCCAGTTGTCTGGTGTGTCACAATGTAGGTAAGCCTACCGCCGCCGGAAAAACGACCAAGACTTACTGTAACCAGTGCCATACAGGCCAGCACCGGGGCAACTGGCGGCAGCAGCACCCCGTTACCGTGCGGGTGGAAGGAGGCGTGAGGGCTGAATGCTTTACCTGCCACTCTCAGCGCCAGTGCGCCCGCTGCCATATGGCGGGGGAAAAGGAGGG
- a CDS encoding tetratricopeptide repeat protein: MAFPLNWRKEVSLTSAIVFLVVLTLIWVAIGTFIGYAMFWDQFPPESRLDREILKYRTLAALNPGDADAHFRLGWAYYQQGKVDQALGSFYRALEVDPGHSSARYGRAVAYMAKGMYPLAEQDLKALVEKQPRHELAWLALGKIYLAERRYQEAESALRHLLGINRTSADGHYYLGMVYKAQEVWTEAEKEFREALRYDPKYSEAREALQEVTTVKKR; this comes from the coding sequence ATGGCATTTCCGCTTAACTGGCGTAAAGAAGTCAGCCTGACTAGCGCAATCGTTTTTTTGGTGGTGCTGACGCTGATATGGGTTGCTATAGGTACTTTTATCGGGTATGCCATGTTCTGGGACCAGTTTCCCCCCGAGTCCCGGTTGGACCGGGAGATTTTGAAATATCGTACTTTGGCTGCTCTTAATCCCGGGGATGCCGATGCTCACTTCCGGCTGGGGTGGGCGTACTATCAGCAGGGAAAAGTTGATCAGGCGTTGGGAAGCTTCTACAGGGCGCTGGAGGTAGACCCCGGGCATAGTTCTGCCCGTTACGGGCGGGCTGTAGCTTATATGGCCAAGGGAATGTACCCCCTCGCGGAACAGGATTTAAAGGCGCTGGTGGAAAAACAGCCGCGCCACGAGCTGGCGTGGTTGGCTTTGGGGAAGATTTACCTGGCCGAGAGGAGGTACCAGGAGGCTGAAAGTGCTTTACGGCATCTCCTGGGGATTAACCGCACTTCGGCCGATGGACATTACTACCTGGGTATGGTGTACAAAGCGCAGGAGGTGTGGACGGAGGCGGAAAAAGAATTCCGAGAAGCTCTACGGTATGACCCGAAATATTCGGAGGCGAGAGAGGCATTGCAGGAGGTAACTACGGTGAAAAAGAGGTGA
- a CDS encoding cytochrome c3 family protein: protein MWKRALIALFISLLFLLSLSLWAEAAPQELRAIPKSENWVDLSWKGSSGETYKVWMSTDGSVWQNIYIGSNMFSYSVKNGILGYHNYYFVVTTSEVMNYPQDRTATNSSNEAVAYPPNQHAHAYYLDDTNLCSNCHKTHTALGPNLLRVETTNDSCLSCHDGTGSKYDILNGTVDMGPYGDPLASPAGPFGDVVMGVTTHVYSRHSIGAEVYNAPGGNPLGTGDEWQESLGCASCHDAHGSPNYRMLTVITPDNNNVSVRAYAYTDEAGGQERVNYVSGMSEFCMGCHRDLYAGSGSGSNPKTDAYTERYLGKYMHPVGVAPKYYERGELTTTLPLEGTSGDNRDKITCLTCHLAHGSQSATEDTGDTYNDGGDDLVNYLLRRDYRGVCQDCHKK from the coding sequence ATGTGGAAACGGGCGTTAATTGCATTGTTCATAAGCTTACTTTTCTTGCTATCCTTGAGCTTATGGGCTGAAGCGGCTCCTCAAGAGTTGAGAGCAATTCCGAAGTCCGAAAATTGGGTGGATCTTTCCTGGAAAGGAAGTTCAGGAGAGACCTATAAAGTATGGATGAGTACCGATGGAAGCGTATGGCAAAACATTTATATCGGTAGCAATATGTTCTCCTATTCCGTGAAGAACGGTATATTAGGTTACCATAATTATTACTTTGTAGTGACCACAAGTGAAGTTATGAATTATCCTCAGGACCGAACGGCAACGAATTCCAGCAATGAAGCAGTGGCTTACCCGCCCAACCAGCACGCTCACGCGTACTATCTGGATGATACCAATCTATGTTCCAACTGTCACAAGACTCACACTGCCCTGGGGCCCAACCTATTAAGAGTTGAAACCACCAATGACTCCTGTCTTTCCTGCCACGACGGGACCGGCAGCAAGTACGATATTCTTAACGGTACAGTGGATATGGGGCCCTACGGGGATCCGCTTGCGTCGCCTGCCGGACCTTTCGGGGACGTTGTGATGGGAGTTACCACTCACGTATATTCACGGCATAGTATAGGCGCCGAGGTATATAATGCGCCGGGAGGCAATCCGCTAGGTACGGGAGATGAATGGCAGGAATCCCTGGGCTGTGCCAGTTGCCATGATGCCCACGGGTCGCCCAACTATCGCATGCTGACCGTAATTACTCCGGACAACAATAACGTAAGCGTGAGGGCTTACGCTTATACCGACGAGGCCGGGGGACAGGAAAGGGTTAATTATGTAAGCGGAATGAGTGAGTTCTGTATGGGCTGTCACCGGGATTTGTACGCAGGCAGTGGGTCGGGTTCAAATCCGAAAACGGATGCCTACACCGAAAGATACTTGGGCAAGTACATGCACCCCGTAGGAGTTGCACCGAAGTATTATGAGCGCGGAGAGCTGACTACTACGCTCCCGCTGGAAGGTACCAGTGGCGATAACCGCGATAAGATAACTTGCTTGACCTGCCATCTGGCACACGGGAGCCAGAGTGCGACCGAAGATACAGGAGATACCTACAATGATGGTGGCGATGACTTGGTTAATTACCTGCTCAGGAGAGATTACCGTGGTGTCTGCCAGGATTGCCATAAAAAATAG